The following are from one region of the Carnobacterium gallinarum DSM 4847 genome:
- a CDS encoding membrane protein produces MLDETNKFSSEDIEQNKLMGGLAYFIFFLPLLVCPDSKFARFHANQSLLLLILSVAGTFILGLLPIIGWLLLFPFSIFLFILYILGLINGFSGQAKRMPLFGNVDLLK; encoded by the coding sequence TTGTTAGATGAAACAAATAAGTTTAGTTCTGAAGATATTGAACAAAATAAACTAATGGGAGGACTGGCGTACTTTATTTTCTTTTTACCCTTATTAGTTTGCCCAGATTCAAAGTTTGCTCGTTTCCATGCAAATCAATCATTGCTATTATTAATTTTATCTGTTGCAGGTACTTTTATTTTAGGTTTACTTCCAATTATTGGTTGGTTATTGTTATTTCCATTCTCTATTTTTCTTTTTATTCTCTATATTTTGGGTTTAATAAATGGATTCTCAGGACAAGCAAAACGTATGCCATTATTTGGAAATGTTGATCTTTTAAAATAA
- a CDS encoding MerR family transcriptional regulator yields the protein MFKINDFSRLTNVSVKLLRYYDKFKVLTPLISDESTGYRYYSAAQINQLAKIKELKGQGFTLAVIRELLAIEQDPKQIEQYLKIRERELEEEQNNRTKQEIALDRSINLIEKEVPNINASVVIKEIPACRVLSLKKIVPSYHNENQLWIRIAKILQEYPEIKVANPSYCILNSRNL from the coding sequence ATGTTTAAAATTAATGATTTTTCACGCCTAACTAATGTTAGTGTGAAACTGTTACGTTATTATGATAAATTTAAAGTATTAACACCCTTAATTAGTGATGAGTCCACGGGTTATCGTTATTACTCGGCAGCTCAAATCAATCAACTTGCTAAAATAAAAGAATTGAAAGGGCAAGGATTTACTTTGGCTGTTATTCGCGAATTGTTGGCAATTGAACAGGATCCAAAACAAATAGAACAATATTTGAAAATCCGTGAAAGAGAACTGGAAGAGGAACAAAACAATAGAACAAAACAAGAAATTGCATTAGACCGTTCTATAAACTTAATTGAAAAAGAAGTTCCTAATATAAATGCTAGTGTTGTAATCAAAGAAATTCCTGCTTGCCGTGTGCTTAGTTTAAAAAAAATAGTTCCTAGTTATCATAATGAAAATCAACTATGGATACGTATTGCAAAGATACTCCAAGAATATCCTGAAATAAAAGTAGCTAATCCAAGTTATTGTATCCTGAATTCCCGGAATTTATAA
- a CDS encoding IS1634 family transposase: MAVIFQTNKKTGITYAYQNEPYWDKEKQQSRAKRTLIGKVDPVTGEIVPTRSYKKKPAPTSSEVKPGPIPMTQVRRIFYGAGYLLDQIGKQTGVYADLKAIFPEHYKQILSIAYYLILEENNALSRFSHWQKLHHHPYCQDIPSQRSSDLFQAIDEEGRMAFFQKQGNRRMEKEYWAFDTTSISSYSEVLSQVKKGRNKEHDRLPQINLALLFGAQSGLPFYYRKLSGNITDVKTVRQLMKEFDVMGYKKVNVIFDRGFYSKDNINALYKHHQKFVIGVQLKLKYVKGVLEAERENLKLWSNFETQFTTYGVCRTINWEYEQERPYKGDVIKLEKRAYLHLFYNPEKAIKDQVDMNDYLTALHQDLKENTLKDYRMKDYDKYFEVTETPKRGKKITPKEEAMRNAVRNYGYFALLSNEVNDPFEALSLYRSKDVVEKAFGNLKERLNFRRMQVSSELSLNGKLFVEFIALIYLSYVKKKMQDAELFNQWTLQGVLDELDMIELFEAPGHGRVLGEVTTKQKELYEALGVALPSL; the protein is encoded by the coding sequence ATGGCAGTTATTTTTCAGACAAACAAGAAAACGGGCATTACTTATGCCTATCAGAATGAACCCTACTGGGATAAGGAAAAGCAACAATCACGCGCTAAGAGGACACTGATTGGAAAAGTCGATCCGGTTACAGGTGAAATCGTCCCAACACGTTCGTACAAAAAGAAACCGGCCCCGACTTCATCGGAAGTTAAGCCAGGGCCGATTCCAATGACACAAGTCCGAAGAATCTTCTATGGGGCAGGTTATCTGCTCGATCAAATTGGCAAGCAGACAGGCGTATACGCGGACCTTAAGGCCATCTTCCCGGAGCATTATAAGCAAATTCTGTCGATCGCCTATTACTTGATTCTCGAAGAGAATAACGCCTTGAGTCGTTTTTCCCATTGGCAAAAACTGCATCATCACCCGTATTGCCAGGATATTCCTTCACAACGAAGCAGCGACCTATTCCAAGCAATCGATGAGGAAGGCCGGATGGCCTTCTTTCAGAAACAAGGCAACCGCCGGATGGAAAAGGAGTATTGGGCATTTGACACTACGTCGATATCGAGTTACTCAGAGGTCTTATCGCAAGTGAAGAAGGGACGAAACAAGGAACACGACCGCTTGCCACAAATCAACTTGGCACTCTTGTTTGGGGCGCAATCCGGACTGCCCTTTTATTACCGCAAGCTCTCCGGAAATATCACCGATGTTAAAACGGTTCGGCAACTCATGAAGGAATTTGATGTAATGGGCTACAAAAAGGTCAACGTGATATTTGATCGAGGTTTTTACAGCAAGGATAATATCAACGCCTTGTATAAACACCACCAGAAATTCGTGATAGGAGTGCAACTCAAACTCAAATATGTCAAGGGTGTGTTGGAAGCGGAACGTGAGAACTTGAAACTTTGGTCAAACTTCGAAACACAGTTCACCACCTACGGTGTATGTCGCACAATAAACTGGGAATACGAACAGGAACGTCCGTATAAAGGTGATGTGATAAAATTGGAAAAGCGCGCGTATCTGCATCTGTTCTACAATCCTGAAAAAGCGATTAAAGATCAGGTAGACATGAACGACTATCTGACAGCCCTTCACCAAGATCTGAAGGAAAATACACTAAAAGATTATCGTATGAAAGATTATGATAAGTACTTCGAAGTTACTGAGACACCTAAACGAGGGAAGAAAATCACGCCTAAAGAAGAGGCGATGCGCAATGCGGTTAGAAATTATGGTTACTTCGCCTTGCTTTCTAATGAGGTCAATGATCCGTTTGAAGCGTTGTCTCTTTATCGCAGCAAGGATGTTGTTGAAAAAGCCTTCGGCAATTTAAAAGAGCGCCTCAACTTCAGAAGAATGCAAGTTTCATCCGAATTGTCCCTGAATGGGAAGCTTTTTGTGGAATTCATCGCCTTAATCTACTTATCCTACGTGAAAAAGAAGATGCAGGATGCCGAGCTATTTAACCAATGGACCCTTCAAGGTGTACTGGACGAACTGGACATGATTGAATTATTTGAGGCCCCCGGGCACGGTCGCGTGTTGGGAGAGGTTACGACGAAGCAGAAGGAATTATACGAGGCGTTAGGCGTTGCCCTTCCCTCGTTATAA
- a CDS encoding GyrI-like domain-containing protein: MKYEWRKQDKLIYLPKAVPTVIEVPKMNYLTIDGAGNPNSTEFSKLVEALYAYSYAIKLSPKKAMEPEGYFDYTVFPLEGFWTATVPPKVGEAIDKDTLIYQLMIRQPEFVTEQVVDEFKELVAKKVPLEQLMKVKFMEIDEGKNLQMLHIGSYDSEAASFKKMEEHCIANDWIPSRTKHKEIYLSDPRKVLPEKQKTVLRFQIRD, encoded by the coding sequence ATGAAATATGAATGGCGTAAACAAGATAAACTAATCTATTTACCTAAAGCAGTCCCAACAGTTATAGAGGTACCTAAAATGAACTATTTAACGATTGATGGAGCTGGAAATCCTAATTCAACAGAATTTAGTAAATTGGTTGAAGCATTGTATGCTTATTCGTATGCTATTAAACTATCTCCTAAAAAAGCAATGGAACCAGAAGGCTACTTTGATTATACGGTTTTTCCTTTAGAAGGTTTCTGGACAGCAACAGTTCCTCCAAAAGTTGGTGAAGCAATTGATAAAGATACATTGATCTATCAACTGATGATTCGCCAACCAGAGTTTGTTACAGAACAAGTAGTAGATGAATTTAAAGAATTGGTAGCAAAAAAAGTCCCGTTAGAGCAATTAATGAAAGTTAAGTTTATGGAAATTGACGAAGGTAAGAATTTACAAATGCTGCATATCGGGAGTTATGATAGTGAAGCTGCATCATTTAAAAAAATGGAAGAGCATTGTATAGCCAATGACTGGATTCCATCAAGAACAAAGCATAAAGAAATCTATTTATCAGATCCTAGAAAAGTGCTACCAGAAAAACAAAAAACGGTGTTACGTTTTCAAATAAGGGACTAA
- a CDS encoding AIM24 family protein, whose amino-acid sequence MKYSIEGGNLPVVICDLEKGESMISENGGRSWVLGDITTETHSGGGMKKMLGRAFSGESLFLSRYTANTNSQIAFASSFPGNIIAKELGVGESIVAQKTAFLASTEGMELSVFFQKKGTAGFFGGEGFIMQKVTGPGTAFFEIDGSTKTYNLAAGERLVCDTGLVALMDETCKLEIVTVKGIKNKLLGGEGFFDTVVTGPGQVVVQTMTIGGFAQSIMPFMGGAK is encoded by the coding sequence ATGAAATATTCAATTGAAGGCGGAAATTTACCAGTAGTGATTTGTGATTTAGAAAAAGGCGAGTCAATGATTAGTGAAAATGGTGGACGTAGTTGGGTTTTAGGAGATATTACAACAGAAACTCATTCTGGTGGCGGAATGAAGAAAATGTTAGGTCGCGCTTTTTCAGGTGAAAGTTTATTCTTAAGTCGTTATACTGCTAATACTAATTCTCAAATTGCTTTTGCATCTTCTTTCCCAGGCAATATTATTGCAAAAGAGCTTGGAGTTGGTGAAAGTATTGTTGCACAAAAAACAGCATTTTTAGCATCTACTGAAGGAATGGAACTAAGTGTCTTCTTTCAAAAGAAAGGAACAGCAGGTTTCTTTGGTGGTGAAGGCTTTATTATGCAAAAGGTTACTGGACCGGGAACTGCGTTTTTTGAAATTGATGGAAGTACGAAGACTTATAACTTAGCAGCAGGAGAACGTTTAGTCTGTGATACTGGTTTAGTTGCCTTGATGGATGAAACGTGTAAATTAGAGATTGTTACTGTTAAAGGAATTAAAAACAAATTATTAGGTGGCGAAGGTTTCTTTGATACTGTTGTAACAGGACCAGGACAAGTTGTTGTACAAACAATGACAATTGGTGGATTTGCTCAAAGTATTATGCCCTTTATGGGAGGCGCCAAATAA
- the serC gene encoding 3-phosphoserine/phosphohydroxythreonine transaminase: MERVYNFSAGPAVLPVSVLEQVQAELLSYNGSGMSVMELSHRSSWFQQIIDDAESLLRELMNIPDNYQVLFLQGGASLQFSMIPMNLANRQKVAYVNTGSWSEKAIEEAEKIVGLQVKVVASSKENKFTSVPQIPATSDEFDYLHITTNNTIEGTCYFSAPTNSQVPVIADMSSNILSSEYNVADFGLIYAGAQKNIGPAGLTVVIVREDLIAESKENLPSMLDYQLQAKNGSMYNTPPTFAIYVAKLVFEWIKELGGVAAIEKLNRQKAELLYTYLDKSTLFSSPVEPNSRSLTNIPFVTGNEALDKKFVQEAEKANFVNLKGHRSVGGMRASLYNAFPIEGVQALIEFMQKFAENEGEI; this comes from the coding sequence GTGGAACGAGTGTATAATTTTTCAGCAGGACCAGCCGTATTGCCTGTTTCTGTTTTAGAGCAAGTACAAGCCGAGTTGCTTTCATACAATGGAAGTGGAATGTCAGTGATGGAATTAAGTCATCGTTCCTCATGGTTTCAACAAATCATTGATGATGCTGAGTCCTTATTAAGAGAGTTGATGAATATTCCAGATAATTACCAAGTTCTCTTCTTACAGGGTGGTGCTAGTTTGCAGTTCAGCATGATCCCAATGAATTTAGCAAATCGTCAAAAAGTGGCGTATGTAAATACTGGATCGTGGTCTGAAAAGGCGATTGAAGAAGCTGAAAAAATCGTTGGATTGCAAGTCAAAGTAGTAGCTAGTTCAAAAGAAAATAAATTCACTTCGGTTCCCCAAATTCCTGCTACTTCAGATGAATTTGATTATTTACACATTACAACAAACAATACGATTGAAGGAACTTGCTATTTTTCAGCTCCAACCAATAGTCAAGTCCCTGTTATTGCTGATATGTCATCAAATATCCTATCAAGTGAGTACAATGTTGCGGATTTTGGATTGATCTATGCTGGAGCGCAAAAAAATATTGGTCCAGCAGGGTTAACAGTAGTGATTGTACGTGAAGATTTAATTGCTGAAAGTAAGGAGAATCTTCCTTCAATGTTGGATTATCAATTGCAAGCTAAAAATGGTTCAATGTACAATACTCCACCTACTTTTGCTATTTATGTAGCTAAATTGGTTTTTGAGTGGATCAAAGAACTTGGTGGTGTTGCAGCTATTGAAAAGTTAAATCGCCAAAAAGCTGAGCTTTTATATACGTATTTAGATAAATCAACCTTATTCTCTTCTCCAGTGGAGCCAAATTCACGTTCTTTGACTAATATTCCATTTGTAACTGGAAATGAAGCGTTAGATAAAAAATTTGTTCAGGAAGCAGAGAAAGCAAACTTTGTAAATTTAAAAGGCCATCGTTCAGTTGGTGGGATGCGGGCTAGCTTGTATAATGCATTTCCAATTGAAGGTGTTCAAGCGCTAATTGAATTTATGCAGAAATTTGCTGAAAATGAGGGGGAAATATAG
- a CDS encoding 3-phosphoglycerate dehydrogenase family protein yields MVFHIKTYNAIAEEGLQKFEGAEYQVNQSESPDALLIRSQNLHDIEIPDSVLAVGRAGAGVNNIPVEEYTEKGVVVFNTPGANANAVKELVLANLFMSARPILNGAAWTRTLATDDPNVEAVVEAEKKRFVGTELQDKKLGVIGLGAIGAMVANDAYRLGMNVVGYDPYVSVDTAWNISSRVKRALTIEEVLATSDYLTIHIPLMSQTKHIINAEKLALVKEGATLLNFSRGELVDNQAVLQAIEAGKLNQYITDFAAPELIATKNVLVLPHLGASTLEAEVNCAKMAARTLKYYLETGNIKRSVNFPTVDMNFQAPFRLSLIHRNVPSMVGTMTIELANQGINIVNMINRSKGEYAYTLIDLEDISTEQLARIVEKLESVEEIISVRTIENQVVYA; encoded by the coding sequence ATGGTTTTTCATATAAAAACGTATAACGCAATTGCAGAAGAAGGATTGCAAAAATTTGAAGGTGCTGAGTATCAAGTAAATCAAAGTGAGTCCCCAGATGCCCTGTTAATTCGCAGTCAAAATCTTCATGATATTGAGATACCAGATAGTGTTTTGGCAGTTGGACGTGCAGGTGCAGGGGTAAATAATATTCCAGTTGAAGAGTATACAGAAAAAGGTGTTGTTGTTTTCAATACGCCGGGTGCCAATGCGAATGCAGTGAAAGAGTTAGTTTTAGCGAACTTATTTATGTCAGCTCGCCCAATTTTAAATGGAGCGGCTTGGACACGAACTTTAGCGACAGATGATCCTAATGTTGAAGCCGTTGTTGAAGCCGAAAAAAAACGCTTTGTTGGGACTGAACTACAAGATAAAAAATTAGGAGTAATCGGACTTGGTGCGATTGGAGCGATGGTGGCTAATGATGCATATCGTCTAGGAATGAATGTTGTCGGCTATGATCCTTATGTTTCGGTTGATACAGCTTGGAATATTTCAAGTCGGGTGAAACGCGCATTAACGATTGAGGAAGTTTTAGCAACTTCTGATTATCTAACGATTCATATTCCTTTAATGTCACAAACAAAGCATATTATTAATGCTGAAAAATTAGCTCTAGTTAAAGAAGGAGCTACCTTGTTGAACTTTTCTCGTGGTGAATTGGTTGACAATCAAGCGGTTTTACAAGCAATTGAAGCAGGTAAATTAAATCAATACATCACTGATTTTGCAGCACCAGAATTGATTGCTACTAAAAATGTTTTAGTTTTACCTCATCTAGGTGCTTCAACGCTGGAAGCCGAAGTAAACTGTGCTAAAATGGCGGCTCGCACGTTGAAATATTATTTAGAAACTGGAAATATCAAGCGTTCTGTGAATTTTCCAACAGTAGATATGAATTTTCAAGCACCATTTCGTTTATCTTTAATTCACCGTAATGTTCCGAGCATGGTAGGAACTATGACGATTGAGTTAGCGAACCAAGGCATTAACATTGTGAATATGATTAATCGCAGTAAAGGTGAATATGCGTATACTTTAATTGATCTAGAGGATATTTCAACAGAGCAATTAGCTCGAATTGTTGAGAAATTAGAAAGTGTTGAAGAGATTATTAGCGTGCGAACAATTGAAAATCAAGTTGTGTATGCATAA
- a CDS encoding DUF1015 domain-containing protein, translating into MVKIKAFKGIRPNTQDAQKIASLPYDVLNTEEARVLGDKNSQSFLHIDKAEIDLAKEVSPYADEVYQKAAENLQTFLQKEWLIKETTEKFYIYELTMNGRSQTGLVVCTSIDDYLNEKIKKHEFTREEKELDRIRHVDTCDANTSPIFLTYRENQGINQLITDWVKEHQALYEFTSFHEVTHRVWEINDTAIIQDLEDLFAAKVPYLYIADGHHRTESAVKVGLQRRQEFPAAPENAEFNYFLSVLFPKEQLDILDYNRVVNVPISVDFLADLAEIFTVTKVGKEIVKPEKAKTIGMYLAGDWYQLEAKSDIISEDPVASLDVSILQEHVLTALFDIQDIRTDKRIDFVGGIRGLGELVELVDSGAYTVAFAMYPTTMEDLLNVADSGQIMPPKSTWFEPKLLSGLFVHDLESSTK; encoded by the coding sequence ATGGTAAAAATCAAAGCTTTTAAAGGGATTCGTCCAAATACTCAGGATGCTCAGAAGATTGCGTCTTTGCCTTATGATGTTTTAAATACAGAGGAAGCCCGCGTTTTGGGTGACAAAAATAGTCAATCGTTTTTACACATTGACAAGGCTGAGATTGATTTAGCAAAAGAGGTTTCTCCATACGCAGACGAAGTTTATCAAAAGGCTGCTGAGAATTTGCAAACTTTCTTGCAAAAAGAGTGGTTAATTAAAGAGACTACAGAAAAATTTTATATTTATGAACTAACCATGAATGGACGTAGTCAGACGGGGTTAGTGGTGTGTACATCCATTGATGATTATCTAAATGAAAAGATTAAAAAGCATGAATTTACTCGTGAGGAAAAAGAGCTTGATCGAATTCGTCACGTGGATACGTGTGATGCGAATACAAGTCCAATTTTTTTAACGTATCGAGAAAATCAAGGAATTAATCAACTGATTACAGATTGGGTAAAAGAGCATCAAGCTTTATATGAGTTTACTAGCTTCCATGAAGTCACTCATCGAGTGTGGGAAATTAACGATACTGCAATAATTCAAGACTTAGAAGATTTATTTGCAGCAAAAGTTCCTTATTTGTATATTGCTGATGGTCATCATCGAACAGAGTCGGCTGTAAAAGTTGGCTTACAACGACGTCAGGAATTTCCAGCTGCTCCAGAAAATGCTGAATTTAACTATTTCTTATCTGTGTTGTTTCCAAAAGAACAATTAGACATTCTTGATTACAATCGAGTGGTAAATGTTCCGATATCGGTCGATTTTCTAGCAGATTTAGCAGAAATTTTTACGGTCACAAAAGTCGGCAAAGAAATTGTGAAACCAGAAAAAGCTAAGACCATTGGTATGTATTTGGCGGGCGATTGGTATCAATTAGAGGCCAAATCAGACATCATTTCAGAAGATCCTGTTGCTAGTTTGGATGTGTCTATTTTACAAGAGCATGTGTTAACTGCACTTTTTGATATTCAAGATATTCGGACAGATAAACGGATTGATTTTGTTGGAGGAATTCGTGGTTTAGGTGAATTGGTTGAATTAGTAGATAGCGGTGCTTATACGGTAGCATTTGCGATGTATCCAACTACTATGGAAGATTTATTAAATGTTGCAGATAGTGGTCAAATAATGCCGCCAAAATCAACATGGTTTGAGCCTAAATTATTAAGTGGTCTTTTTGTTCATGATTTGGAAAGTTCAACAAAATAG
- a CDS encoding short chain dehydrogenase: protein MKKALIIGGYGTIGSAVTEALKESYDVITAGRTQGDVHVDMNSIKSIKEMFETVGKVDAVIFTAGAAYFGPLEGMTPENNLISISGKLLGQVNTVLLGTEYVNDNGSFTLVTGIMMDDPIYQGASAAMANGGVRAFAKSAALELPRGIRINTVSPNVLEESWDNYQELFVGFNPVPVAKVANAFVKSVQGLQTGESYEVY from the coding sequence ATGAAAAAAGCACTTATTATTGGTGGTTACGGTACGATTGGTTCAGCTGTAACTGAGGCATTAAAAGAATCTTATGATGTGATTACCGCTGGTCGAACTCAAGGTGACGTCCATGTAGATATGAATTCGATTAAAAGCATTAAAGAGATGTTTGAAACAGTTGGAAAAGTAGACGCAGTGATTTTTACGGCGGGAGCGGCTTACTTTGGTCCACTTGAGGGAATGACACCAGAAAATAATTTAATCAGTATTAGTGGAAAGCTTTTAGGGCAAGTGAATACAGTATTATTAGGAACTGAGTATGTAAATGACAATGGAAGTTTTACGTTAGTTACAGGTATCATGATGGATGATCCGATTTATCAAGGAGCTTCTGCAGCGATGGCTAATGGCGGTGTGCGTGCATTTGCAAAATCAGCAGCGTTGGAGTTACCTAGAGGGATTCGGATTAATACCGTTAGTCCAAATGTCTTAGAGGAATCGTGGGATAATTATCAAGAATTATTTGTTGGATTTAATCCAGTTCCAGTTGCTAAAGTAGCTAATGCTTTTGTCAAAAGTGTTCAGGGGTTACAAACTGGGGAAAGTTACGAAGTATATTAA
- the secG gene encoding preprotein translocase subunit SecG, with protein MYNTLLLAILVISVLLIIVITMQPTKTNSASSALTGGAEQLFGKQKARGFEAVLQRVTVVLGIGFFVLALALAYLTANGMK; from the coding sequence TTGTATAACACACTTTTACTTGCTATATTAGTAATTTCGGTTTTATTAATTATTGTTATCACTATGCAACCAACTAAAACAAACAGCGCTTCAAGTGCCTTGACAGGCGGAGCAGAGCAATTATTCGGTAAACAAAAAGCTCGTGGATTTGAAGCAGTTTTGCAACGTGTAACAGTAGTACTAGGAATAGGTTTCTTTGTACTAGCACTAGCGCTTGCTTATTTAACAGCTAATGGGATGAAATAA
- a CDS encoding alpha/beta hydrolase produces the protein MPKIALPQPFFFENGPRAVLLLHAYTGSSNDMRMLARALEKENYTVYAPHFKGHGTLEPTDILKANPSDWWQDTQDGLAFLHEKGYQDIAVFGLSLGGIFATKAMEEETILGVGTLCSPLYLNENNQVVPTFLRYVQTVKKIAGLSEAEIVRDLPKIKIGVEQQLQAIADYLPPIQHKIAAITKPFFIAQAGQDELIDAQSAYELQEALVQAPVSFHWYENSSHVITVGKEHHALEKDVLTFLNQLSWNEG, from the coding sequence ATGCCAAAAATTGCTTTACCACAACCTTTTTTCTTTGAAAATGGTCCTCGTGCAGTTCTGTTACTTCACGCGTATACAGGAAGTTCCAATGATATGCGTATGCTAGCACGAGCATTAGAAAAAGAAAATTATACAGTTTATGCCCCTCATTTTAAAGGTCACGGAACTTTAGAACCAACGGATATCTTAAAGGCAAATCCAAGTGATTGGTGGCAAGATACTCAAGATGGATTAGCTTTTTTACATGAAAAAGGGTATCAAGATATTGCTGTATTTGGTTTATCCTTAGGTGGTATTTTTGCGACAAAAGCGATGGAAGAAGAAACAATTCTTGGAGTAGGAACATTATGCTCTCCTTTATATCTCAATGAAAACAATCAGGTTGTCCCGACTTTTTTAAGATACGTACAAACAGTTAAAAAAATAGCGGGATTATCGGAAGCAGAAATTGTACGTGACTTACCGAAAATAAAAATTGGTGTGGAACAACAGTTACAAGCAATTGCTGATTATTTACCACCGATTCAACATAAAATCGCAGCTATTACAAAACCATTTTTTATCGCCCAAGCGGGGCAAGATGAATTAATAGATGCACAATCAGCCTATGAATTGCAAGAAGCTCTTGTACAAGCTCCTGTTTCCTTTCATTGGTACGAAAATAGTAGCCATGTGATAACAGTAGGAAAAGAACATCATGCATTGGAAAAAGATGTTTTAACTTTTCTTAATCAGTTATCCTGGAATGAGGGATAG